The Quercus robur chromosome 3, dhQueRobu3.1, whole genome shotgun sequence DNA segment GCATTTCTGAgatgggtttttgattttgtctCTGATTAGTTTGAGGTACTGTTCTCTTCTTGCTTTCCATGTTGGTTTTGTTTATGTGTTGCTTGTTTTCTGAgtcctttcatttttttgttttgttttgtttatgttttttctgCAAAAGTGGGCACCaactttttgtccaaaaaaaaaaaaaaaaccagagagAAAGTTTAGGATAAGTAAATGCAAGTTCTTAGTGGGAAGATGAGAGATTTCCCATCCTGTTTTGGTGAAAATGGGGTTCAAGTTGCTGATTCTTCATCATCAAGCACCAGTAGGGCTGCCCAGAATTTAGTTACTTGCGTCTATCAATGCCGTTTACGCGGGCGGTCTTGCTTGATTACTGTCACATGGAGTAAAAATTTGATGGGTCAAGGCCTTGGAATTGGGATCGACGATTCGTCGAATCAGTGTCTCTGCAAGGTTGATATTAAGCCCTGGTTGTTCTCCAAGAGAAGAGGGTCCAAGAGTTTAGAAGCATACTCTTgtaaaattgatatatattggGACCTTTCTTCAGCAAAATTCGGACCCGGGCCTGAACCTTTGGAGGGATTTTATGTTGCAGTTGTTGTTGATCGACAGATGGTTCTCCTTCTTGGGGATTTGAGAAAAGAAGCTTTCAAGAAAACTAATGCCACCCCTGTGACTTCTAATGCTGCTTTCATTTCCAAGAGAGAGCATATTTTTGGCAAGAAGGTGTTCAGTACCAAGgctcaattttttgataatggTCAAATTCATGATCTTGTGATCGAATGTGACACTGTTAGTGTCAATGATCCGTGCCTGGTGATCCGCGTAGATAGCAAGCCCCTGATGCAGGTGAAGCGGCTTCGATGGAAGTTCCGGGGGAATCACATAATTTTGGTTGATGGGCTCGCAGTAGAAGTTTTGTGGGATGTTCATAATTGGCTCTTTGGTACATCACTTGGAAATGCTGTTTTTATGTTCAAAACATGCCTCTCCCCTGAGAAGTTGTGGGCAAGCCAACCCCTCTCCGATCCAAACCTATTGCCATGGTCTTTCTCGCAAAGATTTTCAGATTCCAAATCACAATCTCATGGTTTCGCACTGATTTTGTATGCTTGGAAGAATGAATAGATATATTAAATAGAATTTTCATTGAGTGCTAACAAAAGCTTTTAATGAGTGTTGATATTTATCAACTCTGTTATTGGATTACACTTAATTTCATTAAATGGCCCATTATATTCTTCTTGTCCTTTTTCCTCTTGAGTAACTTGAGCCATAAGTAGAGCAGAGacaattttgttattaattggTTGCATGTTCTACTTATAGtgttaattttattgttttttttgggaatttcgTTTCAAAATAATGCTTGCCTAATGCTCCATTTTGTTATCATCAAGTATGTTTGTGCCACAAGCAAGTattaattatcttgtagatTTCTAACTTGCGCATTAAGAGCTTCCTTGGTCAAACAATGTCTGAGCCTGGTGTGCCTTAATTGTAAGTTTGAccttcaatttttgtcaaaatcAATATCAAAGAACTagaccaattttaacatttccTCTTTCTTGGTAAATAACTATTACTTGGGTTCAATTCTATTTATTGCAGGAGTTGAAGGTATGGTGCTAAGGCAAGAAGAACCGAGGTTAGATACAGATTTGGTGTCTGCATGCTAAATTCCAAAATTCCCCTTCCATTTCCTTGTTTTAACTTGATTGGGTGCTTCTGGATATGAGCTATCTACTTTTGGACTCCAACAATCCATCAATGCTGGTGTGATGTCCTAGCTTCTTTTAAAGTGAACTATATTGCACCCAACATGTTCCTAATCATTCTTGGCTCACTTATACATTATACAACCTTTAAGACATTATTCATTAAGATTCAGACTTCTAAAGATCTAATGTTCCATTACTTATTTATAAATCATAGctgcatttcaaaaaaatttaagtttcaCTTGGCCACAATAAACATCTGAACCGATTGGAGGTTAGTTTGTGCATTCTGAGCACGTGCAACATATTCTTTTGCTTGCTAAAATGTGTGTGAATTAAATGTATAGGGatgaaatttaaattacaaGGCAGCTTTTTGCCTTTTAAGGAGCCATCACTAAACCTCCTTGTGGTTTGGAGTAAAATGAAATTGTCATATTTATGGGTTCTCCCATGTTGAATGCACGTCACAGGACACAAAATTTGGCCCTAAGAATCGGTAGGCCAAAGCTCTCTTTGCTGCGCTTTAAGTCCATTGAGCACCAACTGAGAGCTAAATTCCACATTTAAAGGAACATGTGCATGTTGTATGTGAGAATCCATCAACCTGGATGAAAAATATGACAATTCCATTTCTCCAAACCACAAGGAGGTTTAGTGACAGTTTTCAAAAGACAAGGAGTAATTTTTTATCACCCCTAACCACAAGGAGATCAATGGTGATCCCCACCAGGAAAAACATTTATCGAACAAGCAAgaataatacatatatatatatatatatatgtgcgtgtgtgtgtgtggagaatGAAATCCAAGTGCAAACCATTTGGTTCTCTGGGTCtttgataaatttataaagGGTTGCTGCTGTGCGAGAAGGTTAGAGTGGTGGGCATAGGGTTGTAGAAGggaaaagagttaaaaaaaaatgttgataggAAAAGATTAGAAAAATGTCAGTGTCCTATTAAAAACCTCTCTTATCAAAAAGTTGCAACTCCTGGATTGACTTAATCTCTGTTATGTTTTTGCAGGGATTCAAGTAAAATTTGGTTGAAAATAGTAAATGAATTAGTAGAAGCCAAGAATGTTTAAAGTCTGTAGGTACTTCCCTTCCAGGGGAATAAGTGGTTTAAGTTACAATTACTTACTCATTATTCTAATGTATCTGCAAAAGAAATTATTCTTATCAATCTTTGTCCCAACTCTTACGAGGCCTTGTATGAGATTTAAGTTCATCAAAATTTACACACTGTGACATCCTTTCGAGTTTTCTTACTTTTTGCTGGTACCTTAGATAAGACCCAACGCACTATTGCTGTTTTTGGTTTCATAGTGTAGTTTCAAGCAGTCCACCTCTGGTTGCCCATGGTTTTTATGATTATTTCTCTAATTATTGGTGGCATTGGAAACCTCATGAAAGCACAGGATGTCACAAATTTCTGGCTAAACCTACTTGTAGTCTGAAATTAGTTGCAGAGATTAGAACTACATGATCACAGATTCACAATTTAAGCATCATCTTGAAGACTACAAGCTCTCGCTGACTTACATTTGGGGTGACAATGTTGAAGAATTGCAAATTATGTTACTTGAACTTCTTCTGGTTGCCTAATGGTTGGTGTTAAGCTATCTATTTGTTGAAGGGGATTCTTCTagtattttttgtgtgtgctAGAGCCTGACTGAAGGTACTAAGAAGCATTTGCATTGTATGAGAGAGATCTATTTACTTTAGACTTTGGCACAGATGCAAAATTGAGCTTAAGAGAGTCTAATTATCTAGCAAAACATGTTCTTCTATTCTTTAGATTTCAGACCTTCAGAGTGCACCTTATCCTCCTTGATGACAATTATTTTGAGGTTGGCCTGTGGGCCTGTGTCTAGTTGTGCTGTGTGCTTATGTTTTTTGTATTGCCTATAGTTTGCAGACTCCTTgtagtttactttttttttttttttttttttttaaataatctgCCAGagggagagatagagagacagaTTGACAGACAGACAGAAGAATGCATGTATACAAATAAAACAGTCTACACAAGGAAAAGAATGGTGAATAATCATGGAGATTTGATTATCAATATTCTGTTTTTCTCATCCTACAGGCTGTTCTTGGTCTCTCAAGTGGAGCAGGTGACACTTTTAGTTCTATTCTATCAATTTCATTGTTAGTGAAAAGCCTATTTTAGTGTTTGTAATTGTCCTTTCGTCTTCAACTCCAGAAGAATTTATGGAAAGTGGCTATCCAATTTCTAAGCATTATGAGCTTTATAATTGAGAAATAAAAGATGTATTCAGAGTTCAGACCATATGATAACTGATGTGTGTTTAGCCacccaacaaagaaaaagagggtgaaaattgaaaacataatcTGTTGTGCGCACGtgtgttctttttcttttctttttcctttttaacttTGTGGCTGCAAAAacattagtaaaaaaaaatgtggattgTATCTATGTTGGTTGTCATGTTAACAACCTCTCACCTGCAGAAAAGGTTATTGGGTTGTAGGCTTGTAGCTGGGAAAAAGATTTTCATACCACAAGTTGCTGTAAGAAAGTGAAGTTCTGGTAATGCCAAGGATTATTTATTGAAGTTCTTATCTTGCGGCTAGCTAGTATGTTTACTTCATTTAGGTAGTAAGTGGAGACATAAATACGTAATAATTTGAGTGTTGTATGCTTGTAGCTGGGAAAAAGATTTTCATACCACAAGTTGCTGTAAGAAAGTGAAGTTCTGGTAATGCCAAGGACTATTTATTGAAGTTCTTACCTTGCGGCTAGCTAGTATGTTACTTCATTTAGGTAGTAAGTGGAAACATAAATACGTAATAATTTGAGTGTTGTAGGCTTGTAGCTGGGAACAAGATTTTCATACCACTAGTTGCTGTAAGAAAGTGAAGTTCATTATTTATTGAAGTTCTTACCTTGCGGCTAGCTGGTATGCTACTTCATTTAGGTAGTTAGCGGAGACATAAATACGTAATAATTTGAGTGTTCTAACTAGCATTCTGCATTTACTGTCTCCTTTAAGGAGCTTTTAACAGCATTATGTGAaccccatcaaaaaaaaaaacagcattaTGTGAAGGTCAATGTACGTGAAGAACATAAATATTTGTACATTATATCTGCATGCTTCTTAGTGCcacctttttattattttatctgcCTCTAACAGATCCTGCTATTGATTTTATTGCAAGAAAGCGCAGAACTGTTTCTTCACCAATTGGGTTGTTAGAATCTTAATTTTgaaactctttgattttttgatgatttgatACTTGTAATGGGGTGgaaggatttgaactctaaatgTCTCTGTTTGAAACACCAAAATGTGCCAGATGAGCTACAAGCTCTTtacattttccattttaataCGTGTGACAGTTCATCTTTTTGGATTAAGCGTCACAATGATCTATGATTAGGGCGATAAAATGAGCCAAGCTACTTGAACTCGGTTTGAGAACATTAGTAAAATGCTACTTGACTTGAAAAAGAATTAATGAAGCTTGAATGGTCTACTACTTGAGTTAATTCCATATTTTATCCTCGAAAAAACTGAGCTATTGGAGTTAAACTTAAGAGAAAATCAAGATGTGCGAGACTGCGAATTTAAAATCATTCTTAAAATCAATTATCAAACTTACACAGCCTGTCATTAACTTGGAGTTGATTATAAGGTTGAATATAAGTACAACACACCTGTAATGGACCCAGAAGTAAAATAGGACTGTTATTCAGGCCAAACCAGAGTTAGGTTTTCATGGCTAGAATGGGCCTGCACATAAACCATAATACTAGTCCCAATCACACCATCTTAGCTGGCCCTGAGAGTGAAAGTACAACCCACTTGTAAAATTTGGATAAAATAATTCAATATGTGAATCAATTCACTTGTAGCTTAAATACAATAATGTCAGTGTCAAATCTTACATAGTACCTAGCTAATATAGTATGTATAAATGAGAACATTATAATAtgaatatgaacaaaaaaaaaaagtttatgagTATAGCCATAATACAGTACTCTTTTGGCATTTCTTTATGTATGTAAAGTCATTACCATAACACAAGCAAAGTCTAATCATTCTCCACCTGAAAAAAGGGGATGAGATCcaagaaaaacaatttattatttttgtttggattctatatatatatgaggtcAAAATGCACAGCATTTATCTTGTGAAGGCTATGATAGATAAAAAAACATAtcccctaaaaaataaaaagtaaaaaacaaaaaaaagctaTGAAAGATGCAGTTTTGGTAGGAATGCAAACTTGTAGTAAAAGGAATTATCCAAACTCCAAAGGCATGGAGCATGTGCAAGAATAGGACCACCCGTGTCACCAAGGTGCATGACAAAGTCGCGTGACATCAACTTCCTCTGAACACgcgtgtgtttgtgtgtttttcaTTGGGGTGATTGGGTGTACAATAGTTTAATGTACATTCTTCTGTCGGTTCTGTCACCGACATTTCCGTTTATCACTCCCGTGAACTTTTAGATGCTTTTTACTTAGCACTAGCAGAAGcattcttgttttattttacgagtaattaactaattatgTATTTTAATTAGAATGCTAatgttattaacttattattattataaattttatcatttaaattctCTAATTCCTTTACATTTTTAGTTAGATTTGTGgatacatgttatttttttgattttgtgcACGTAAGAGATTTCAAGGTGCCAAAACCTTTTGAGATGTGGACACCTAACAAGTTTTGTGCACAAGTGCATTGAATTGAAGTCAATTCCAATTTTGAGACCATTGGTTTTTTTAAATGCGACTATAGATAGAAGGGAATATGAATATAATTGGAATAAAGTTTCCTCTAACCCGATTTGGAGATATTACAAGGTGACTACTAAAAACATTAACATGTATTCTTTAAACTAGTCGTTAACTCATACTATGCACTGGATAATTAAcgattattataaaaatatatcttcCTTATGTTCATTGCTACAATTAgtataaaatgaatgaaattaatatttataatacaaaacaaaaatttatattttttgaaaaataaccatattTTGTCTTGTTTATAGgatgaaacaaaaaaacactGCTTTCTAGCATGTTTAAACTTTTATGAAAGCTAGaacaacaaaatataacaacttaacaacaaaagaaaattttcttaattctaCCAAGGcttttaggggggggggggggggggggaagtaaATAGAGtgatacaaaaataatatattctatGACACAAAGTATTCATTCAACAAAACTAAGATGTCAAGCAGGAGAATAAGTGCCATCCATTACCTCTAGCTTTCTTTTAGCATTTACTCCTCTAGAATCAAACATGGTGTCTAAAAGTTTGGTTCTTAAGCACAAACACACGGGCAATAGTAATTATGAAGAGAAAAGATACACAAACAtagaatattaaagaaaaaaaatatgaaaacaaaagtAATTATGAAGAGAAATTCATGTAAAAGATACCTTGAGGCTTGTAGACAAAGATTTTGTTGAAATAAAAGAGTAGAAACGGCAGATAATGGGTAAATCACAAAGAGGGTTTTGGTGTGGTGCTCTGTATATATAGGAGTAAGTCAGTTTGGTTTAAAACTCTCTATATTGCTGAGTAGTAGTTGATTTAAAACTATTTAATTTGCTGAGTAGTAGTCGGTTTAAAATTCTCATTttgacataataaataaattaagaaaaaaattatgtgtaaaattgtgGGACTACCAAAGCTTATGCGGCAAAATATTAGAATGTCAACTAATAGTCAAAAGACTTCGGTTTGGTTTAAAACTCTTCATATTGCTAAAAAATAGttgatttaaaactttttagttTGTTAAGTAGTAGTCGGTTTAAAAATCTCGTtttgatataataaaaaaatgaagtgtAAAATTGTAGAACTACCAAAGCTTAGGTAACAAAACATTTTAAGGTCAACTAATAGTCAAATGCCTTCGGCTAttatatattgtatatataaatatgttacATGACTTATTAAATAGGACATGTTGATAAAATACACATATATGGCTTTATCAATCACCACATAGATCGGAGGAATTTTCATTCAAACAtttgaagttaataaaaaaCAAGTACATGGTTTATCAATCATCACATAGTAGTTTGGTGGAATTTTCGTTCAAACATTTGAAATTAAATGCTTTCCATGTAATTTGTCTTGACAAATGTTTTCCATAAAACAGATGTCATTCAAAAGAGCCAAAATCCAAATTATTTCACATGTGGCTATTGCGATTTGCGACAGCTTGATATTCAGCTTCTAATGCTGATCTTGAGATTGTGGACTACATGTTGGACTTCAAAGAAACTAGTGATTAAAAGCTACTAGAAATCGGTACTCATTTTCAACTGGCGGACCTACTAACTAAGGTTGTTACTTTTCGTCAATTTTCAGCTTTATTGTCTAAAATGAGTGTCATCAATATTAACGTTCATATTAAGAGGAGTATtagaagaaagaggaagaaattaCAGGTCGTATATAAACAGATTGTAGCTAAACTGTCTGTAGctttagtttgtgttttttatccATTTCACAACTTACAAGCATGTCATCCATTAATACACGCGTACTAGTTTTTTCTTGTaacaagtttttttattattagtttgtGTGTGCTCATTATCCATGTCACAAAACCATGCAATCCATTAATCACATTATTGTAGCAAGTATTTTAAGGGAATTTAGGATTACTGTAcaaatcaacaaatttaaaaagagaaggaatttgattaattctttttaaaattattttttactttctgCCTCTAATACAAATCTTGATATGGtaaataacataataatttttagtatgtatttcaattgaactaactagattattgtatttaatttatataattaattaacttttgataaaattacaaaaatattgagATAATGCTTGTCAAATCTTTgacatctatttttttttttttttgggaaagaagaaatcttttattattaattaagagAGGCTAAATCAACATGAACAAAAGGGAATATTGAGGGTGAAACATTCTCCATCCATACAACACAATCTAGAAGATTAACAACTAACTTAGCCAAACAatgtgctaaatttttttttttttttttttgagaaagaaataagataattttattCAGAAGTAGGCATATCTGCCTGATAAGCAGCAAGTGTGTGAGATGGGACATCTTTCATCCACATTGAGAAACCAATGATATGACATGTATGCCTAGCTTGGTTACCCATCTGAGTAggataattcaaaaaaattatctcttaCATCTACTTGATGGAAGAAGTTACAAATGTCACACAATAGAAAAGGTTGATTATTGTAGATTTGTAGCACATgcattttgaaataattaataACATTTATGTCACTAATTTGTTAGTAGTTTCCTCtagtatttcaataatttttcttacaTAAACTTGTAATATTTCATGTTCTATTTTATGtacaaaatagaaagacaatAAGACTAGTGTAATAATTTGATCATACTATATGTGTttgcaaatttaaaaattgcatgatataatGACTGATATACATGCCTACTCAAGAATGCAAAtattgttttgttaaaataaaattgcaaatatccttcaattgtttttttacATTCATGGTTGTTTGTTATTGATTTTCCCCCCTTTTGTTGGACTTTGTTTTAATTGTTGCAAAAGCAACTAAATTTAAGCAAgaatatcatattttaaatcaaatgtttctcatataaattttaaaaaaaacgacatcaaaatttcattatacatcttctcttctcaaaaaaaatttcattatacaTTCATAATTAATGcactacttaaaaaattaatataacaaaataaatgtatttatccTATTAGtttaattactatatatatatatatatatatcattggaAGAAGTTAGAAAATCTAAATGGTTAAGATTAAGTTTAGTGaatttacaaatatttaattttttgatttcttttatgtcaatttttgtcaacttaGCTAAACATGAGGGAAAAtgtcatattctaaatttattactattattattattattattccaaataaaaatatttttatataaaaattataaaataatcatatatattcctttaatattaataattaatgcacaactatagataattaatatatgtatattgtAGGGACTGGATTTGAGTCCTAAGCCCAAAAGTTAAAAGGATCTGGCCCAAAGagctcaatacaatgaatttgtagagagtgggttggaaaactaggttCTAATGAGTTGGGTAGCAATTATAGTGAATCCAAAtgacaataaaatgaaaatagactGGTTGTATCTAATGAAAATCGTCCTCGACACAATCCGAAGAGATTAGTTCTTGTATATAATTCTTAAAGTTGATTACAAGTACAGTTTTTATTGCTACAGTAATTATCTCTTAATTCTCAGACCCCCTTCTCTTAGGGCATCTCCTCTATTTTATATCATCTTCCTCCTTTCATCTCTGCCCTCCACGTGTGGATTAGATTGTCAGTGTTGATCCTTGTCATATCAACACCTTCCCGAAGTCTTTggggagtagctgtaaggctaaaaactactgtttaggtatcacttcctcattaatgcagccaaAGAGTTAGCTGTAGAGCATTTAATACAGTgatagcagctttcccttagatatttcatagtCTCCCTCTGTCCTGTTTCTTCTTGATACTTATCATCATTAGTGGAGTTGTCCAGAATGTTGCTCTTAATGTCAAACCGCACCTTCTAACCTCAGATTTGTTCAGTCGAGGAAGCATTCCTCCTCGAATCACTTTTTCGAACTCTCATGATCATACCTCACATCTTCATTCATTAACATGGACTCCTTTGACCGTGTTTCCCCGTTGTTAATACCCATTTTCGCGACACATTTTTACAAGCCcaattcatttattatgttttattttattcttttaagcatggcccAAGCCTATGCgactttttggaaaaattgaggAAGTAtggtttggagggtatgggTCGGTtcctttcggaccttttgcatgagcccagcccatgcgtgctaccaagtgggTAAGGGACACTTGTAGCACCTCAGGCTCATGGAAGAGGACTTATATCCAAAATTTCCACCCCAAAACAGCTTTTATACTCTGTGTGACTGTGGCCCAAAGTTTCTATTCgaaccttttttttcctttaaaaatggtTGGCTCTCATTGGCCAACTTCAGCTACTAGCTCTCATCTAGTTGAGCCTCCCAATAGTCTGAAACAACTGAAAATGAGGAGCCAATGAGCCCAACCCATGCGTGCTACCAAATGGGTAAGGGACACTCGTAGCACCTCAGGCTCATGGAAGAGGACTTGTATCCAAAATTTCCACCCCAAAACAGCTTTTATGCTCTGTGTGACTGTGGCCCAAAGTTTCTATTcgaacattttttttcctttaaaaatggtTGGCTCTCATTGGCCAACTTCAGCTACTAGCTCTCATCTAGTTGAGCCTCCTAATAGTCTGAAACAACTGAAAATGAGGAACCAATGAGGGTTTAGTCAAGCATTTCCCTTAATGATGATAAAAGTAATTCTTccttttatccaaacaaaagcAAACCTGAAAATTACTACTTGCTTAACACTTTGGGGTCCAAAGTCTTTTCTATTGACCAAAAACCAGTCACTTAGAGCACCCCAAACTCAATATAAATTCCACAATCAAAAGGAGGAGGTTTTACTCTGAGAGCAACACCCCAAGCTCAATACAAGAGTCTttcttcaactaaaaaaaaacaacaggCCACGTTCTACCTAAAGACCTGAAACTTTAGAGCAAAAACCCATTCAGCCAGTCAATAATCTCACAATTCCGAAGCttgggggtggaaatatgggtatagGGGAAcattccctctcttcctcacaacctcctcaatttcctcttctgtgTGATTGTGAgtcgaagtttcagacctgTTAAACCACGTTTTCCCTATAGAGCTGAAACTTGAGAGCAAAAACCCACTTAGCcaagagacattttcacaattctgaaccttaggggtggaaatatgggtacaggggaaccttccctctcttcctcatgaccttcctcaatttcttcttctgtgtgactgtgggtcgaagtttcagacctgttatgtttttatgctttttctgcactttcattattagcattttgattttctcttgtCAAAGCATCATTAGTCTTTTGTTCATTatatatttggaattttgggtttgattctccacaaataaacacttctaaagaacccaaggggagATTTGGGCCATTCTCGCATTTTCGGCCCTTATCGCAAAAACGTCCCCGACACTCATCCTCGGACTATTTAATGTCCTCAATTTAAGCCCCCAGCCCAATATATACACAAATACGTACTACTGCGCCTACCACCCCTACATAGATAATTCATTGGCtaaagcaataaacaaatattttgatataaatgctAGCTTTGTTGAGgtgaaattttaaatataaaaaaaatctcaaataagTCACttaataacattttctttttttctttttaaaatggaAGACAATGGAAacttaattttacaaaaattaataaataaaaaggtgaaATTGGTGTTTTTATCAAATTgagatatataaaaataaataaataaataaaaacctccaaaaagaaaaggtttaaTTTCATTATTAGCTATATAAGTATATTCtcataaaattgaaaaacaaccCACCAAAAGAgatagtagttttttttttttttt contains these protein-coding regions:
- the LOC126717358 gene encoding uncharacterized protein LOC126717358 — encoded protein: MQVLSGKMRDFPSCFGENGVQVADSSSSSTSRAAQNLVTCVYQCRLRGRSCLITVTWSKNLMGQGLGIGIDDSSNQCLCKVDIKPWLFSKRRGSKSLEAYSCKIDIYWDLSSAKFGPGPEPLEGFYVAVVVDRQMVLLLGDLRKEAFKKTNATPVTSNAAFISKREHIFGKKVFSTKAQFFDNGQIHDLVIECDTVSVNDPCLVIRVDSKPLMQVKRLRWKFRGNHIILVDGLAVEVLWDVHNWLFGTSLGNAVFMFKTCLSPEKLWASQPLSDPNLLPWSFSQRFSDSKSQSHGFALILYAWKNE